One region of Bosea sp. 29B genomic DNA includes:
- the rmuC gene encoding DNA recombination protein RmuC: MNQIAFVLLERPVNWAEAAFGFAGLTLALLVLALLSSWRAARRREIEAAMAAERAREMDDKVAEMNRQQAELSGRMQTMAEILSTRQGDLARIMAERMDGLRQQVGAGLEQNVRQTNESLGKLQERLAVIDNAQKNLTELTSEVVTLKDVLANKQARGAYGQGRMEAIIRDGLPAAFFSFQPTLSTGKRPDCLVTLPGDGRGLVIDAKFPLESFTMLREARGEEAKKQASARVRADVGQHVKDIAERYFLPGETQDMALLFVPSEAIYADLHEHFDDIIQKAHRARVMIVSPSLLALAIQLMQSLVRDARMREEAQVIQSEVGKLLDDVRRLGDRVDKLDSHFRQAQDDVAQIKTSTGKVTGRAEKIGALEFDDVRPNEPQLPFAKAERLKAAE, from the coding sequence ATGAACCAGATCGCCTTCGTCCTGCTGGAGCGCCCCGTGAACTGGGCCGAGGCTGCCTTCGGCTTCGCCGGACTGACGCTCGCTTTGCTGGTGCTGGCACTGCTTTCGTCCTGGCGCGCGGCGCGCCGGCGCGAGATCGAGGCGGCGATGGCGGCCGAGCGTGCTCGCGAGATGGACGACAAGGTCGCCGAGATGAACCGGCAGCAGGCCGAGCTCAGCGGCCGCATGCAGACGATGGCCGAGATCCTCTCGACCCGGCAGGGCGACCTCGCCCGCATCATGGCCGAACGGATGGACGGCCTGCGCCAGCAGGTCGGCGCCGGGCTGGAACAGAATGTCCGCCAGACCAATGAGAGCCTCGGCAAGCTGCAGGAGCGCCTGGCCGTCATCGACAACGCCCAGAAGAACCTGACCGAGCTCACCAGCGAAGTGGTGACGCTGAAGGACGTGCTCGCCAACAAGCAGGCGCGCGGCGCCTATGGCCAGGGCCGGATGGAGGCGATCATCCGCGACGGTCTTCCAGCGGCTTTCTTCTCGTTTCAACCAACGCTCTCGACCGGCAAGCGACCGGACTGTCTGGTCACCCTGCCGGGCGACGGGCGCGGCCTCGTCATCGACGCGAAATTCCCGCTGGAGAGCTTCACCATGCTGCGCGAGGCACGCGGCGAGGAGGCGAAGAAGCAGGCTTCGGCACGGGTGCGCGCCGATGTCGGCCAGCACGTCAAGGACATCGCCGAACGCTATTTCCTGCCCGGCGAGACACAGGACATGGCGCTGCTCTTCGTGCCGTCGGAGGCGATCTATGCCGACCTGCACGAGCATTTCGACGATATCATCCAGAAGGCGCACCGGGCACGCGTGATGATCGTCTCGCCCTCGCTGCTGGCGCTGGCGATCCAGCTGATGCAGTCGCTGGTACGCGATGCGCGCATGCGCGAGGAAGCGCAGGTGATCCAGTCCGAAGTCGGCAAGCTGCTCGACGATGTCCGCCGCCTCGGCGACCGGGTCGACAAGCTCGACAGCCACTTCCGCCAGGCGCAAGACGACGTCGCCCAGATCAAGACCTCGACCGGAAAGGTCACCGGCCGGGCCGAGAAGATCGGCGCGCTCGAATTCGACGACGTCAGGCCGAACGAGCCGCAGCTACCCTTCGCCAAGGCTGAGAGGCTGAAGGCGGCGGAGTGA
- a CDS encoding OsmC family protein has protein sequence MDVTALRALQAPLKDKYREAPDAAVITLKAKGELDDQHIACKVETGRAIALAGLHPATGGSGAELCSGDMLLEALVACAGVTLKAVATALEIELKKGTVRAEGDLDFRGTLGVAKDAAVGFKAIRLSFDVETDAPQEKLDTLLKLTERYCVVFQTLNVKPELSANLARA, from the coding sequence ATGGACGTCACTGCGCTGCGCGCTCTGCAGGCCCCGCTCAAGGACAAGTATCGTGAGGCGCCCGATGCGGCGGTGATCACGCTGAAAGCCAAGGGCGAGCTCGACGACCAGCACATCGCCTGCAAGGTCGAGACCGGTCGGGCGATCGCGCTCGCCGGCCTGCATCCGGCGACCGGCGGCTCGGGCGCCGAGCTCTGCTCCGGCGACATGCTGCTGGAAGCGCTCGTCGCCTGCGCCGGCGTGACGCTGAAGGCGGTCGCGACCGCGCTCGAGATCGAGCTGAAGAAGGGCACGGTCCGCGCCGAGGGCGATCTCGATTTCCGAGGCACGCTCGGCGTCGCCAAGGACGCAGCGGTCGGCTTCAAGGCGATCCGCCTCTCCTTCGACGTCGAGACCGACGCGCCGCAGGAGAAGCTCGATACCTTGCTCAAGCTGACCGAGCGCTACTGCGTCGTCTTCCAGACGCTGAACGTGAAGCCGGAGCTCTCGGCCAATCTCGCACGGGCTTGA
- the fmt gene encoding methionyl-tRNA formyltransferase yields the protein MSLRVIFMGTPDFAVPTLTEIIGQGHEVVSVYTRAPAPAGRGMELRPSPVQVTAERFGIPVFSPKTLKTPEAVEIMASHQADVAVVVAYGLILPKAILEVPELGCLNLHASLLPRWRGAAPIQRAIMAGDAETGVCVMKMEEGLDTGPVAMVERLAIDGNATAGDMHDRLAGLGADLMVRALAALSRGGLRFTPQPEEGVTYASKIGNDEARLSWNRPAQQVHDVVRGLSPFPGAFVEVDLGKGPERLKLLRTARAGGAAEPGTLLDDDGTIACAVGAVKLLQVQRAGKGPMSAQEFLRGARLSAGAKL from the coding sequence ATGAGCTTGCGCGTCATCTTCATGGGCACGCCGGATTTCGCCGTGCCCACCCTGACCGAGATCATCGGCCAGGGCCACGAGGTCGTCTCCGTCTACACCCGCGCTCCGGCGCCGGCCGGGCGCGGCATGGAGCTGCGGCCCTCGCCGGTCCAGGTCACGGCCGAGCGCTTCGGCATCCCGGTGTTCTCGCCGAAGACGCTGAAGACGCCCGAGGCGGTCGAGATCATGGCCTCGCACCAGGCCGATGTCGCCGTCGTCGTCGCCTATGGCCTGATCCTGCCCAAGGCGATCCTGGAGGTGCCGGAACTCGGCTGCCTCAATCTGCACGCTTCGCTGCTGCCACGCTGGCGCGGTGCCGCGCCGATCCAGCGAGCCATCATGGCGGGCGATGCCGAGACCGGCGTCTGCGTGATGAAGATGGAGGAGGGGCTCGATACCGGCCCCGTCGCCATGGTCGAGCGGCTTGCGATCGACGGCAACGCCACGGCCGGCGACATGCATGACCGGCTCGCCGGCCTCGGCGCCGACCTGATGGTCCGGGCGCTCGCCGCGCTCAGCCGCGGCGGCCTGCGCTTTACGCCGCAGCCGGAGGAAGGCGTCACCTATGCCAGCAAGATCGGCAATGACGAGGCCAGGCTGAGCTGGAACCGGCCGGCGCAGCAGGTTCATGACGTCGTGCGTGGTCTCTCGCCTTTCCCCGGCGCCTTCGTCGAGGTCGATCTCGGCAAGGGACCGGAGCGCTTGAAGCTGCTGCGCACTGCCCGCGCCGGCGGAGCGGCCGAGCCAGGCACGCTGCTCGACGATGACGGCACCATCGCCTGCGCGGTCGGGGCGGTGAAGCTCCTCCAGGTCCAGCGCGCCGGCAAGGGGCCGATGAGCGCGCAGGAGTTCCTGCGCGGCGCGCGGCTCTCGGCGGGTGCGAAGCTGTAG
- the truA gene encoding tRNA pseudouridine(38-40) synthase TruA, giving the protein MPRYKLVIEYDGTPFSGWQRQLNGPSVQQSVEEAIEAFCGHAVRLHCAGRTDAGVHATHQVAHVDLDKDWRTDVVRDASNARLKRLPVAVLSAQAVPETFDARISATRRYYIYRILDRRAQPALDANRVWHVPVKLDHEAMDRAAKALIGHHDFTTFRAAECQANGPMRTLDRFDCRREGAEIVAYVHARSFLHHQVRSMVGCLKMVGMGRWPENKVGKVLAARDRSQCAALAPPSGLYLAGVDY; this is encoded by the coding sequence ATGCCCCGCTACAAGCTCGTCATCGAATATGACGGCACGCCCTTCTCAGGCTGGCAGCGCCAGCTCAACGGGCCGTCGGTGCAGCAGAGCGTCGAGGAGGCGATCGAAGCCTTCTGCGGCCACGCCGTGCGCCTGCATTGCGCCGGGCGGACCGATGCCGGGGTCCACGCCACCCACCAGGTCGCCCATGTCGATCTCGACAAGGACTGGCGCACCGATGTGGTGCGCGACGCCAGCAATGCCCGGCTGAAGCGCCTGCCGGTGGCGGTGCTGAGCGCGCAGGCGGTGCCCGAGACCTTCGATGCCCGCATCTCGGCCACGCGTCGCTACTACATCTACCGTATCCTCGACCGGCGGGCGCAGCCGGCGTTAGACGCCAACCGGGTCTGGCATGTCCCGGTCAAGCTCGACCATGAGGCGATGGATCGCGCCGCCAAGGCGCTGATCGGCCATCACGACTTCACGACCTTCCGCGCCGCCGAATGCCAGGCCAATGGCCCGATGCGCACGCTCGATCGGTTCGATTGCCGGCGCGAGGGCGCCGAGATCGTCGCCTATGTCCATGCCCGTTCCTTCCTGCATCATCAGGTCCGCTCCATGGTCGGCTGCCTGAAGATGGTCGGCATGGGGCGCTGGCCGGAGAACAAGGTCGGCAAGGTGCTGGCGGCGCGCGATCGCTCGCAATGCGCCGCACTGGCGCCGCCCAGCGGGCTCTATCTGGCAGGCGTGGATTACTGA
- the def gene encoding peptide deformylase, which yields MAIRPLVILPDSMLRKVSAPIGDITPEIRKLADDMLETMYDAPGIGLAAIQVGEPVRLVTLDVSKKAEEGEEQEREPMVLINPEVTWRSEEFSSYEEGCLSIPEYYEEVERPARVKVTYRDLDGKAQEIEADGLLATCLQHEIDHLNGVLFIDYLSRLKRDRVNKRFAKAAKRESAA from the coding sequence ATGGCTATCCGCCCCCTCGTCATCCTGCCCGACTCGATGCTGCGCAAGGTTTCCGCACCGATCGGCGACATCACGCCGGAGATCCGCAAGCTGGCGGACGACATGCTGGAGACGATGTATGACGCGCCGGGAATCGGCCTCGCCGCGATCCAGGTCGGCGAGCCAGTCCGCCTTGTTACGCTGGACGTCTCGAAGAAGGCGGAGGAAGGCGAGGAGCAGGAGCGCGAGCCGATGGTCCTCATCAACCCCGAAGTGACCTGGCGCTCGGAGGAATTCAGCTCCTATGAGGAGGGCTGCCTCTCGATCCCCGAATATTACGAGGAGGTCGAGCGGCCGGCGCGGGTCAAGGTCACCTATCGCGATCTCGACGGCAAGGCGCAGGAGATCGAGGCCGATGGCCTGCTCGCCACCTGCCTGCAACATGAGATCGACCATCTCAACGGCGTGCTCTTCATCGACTACCTGTCACGGCTGAAGCGCGACCGAGTCAACAAGCGCTTCGCCAAGGCGGCGAAACGGGAGAGCGCGGCCTGA
- a CDS encoding MFS transporter, translating to MLVQIGTLIAATSLVQLANGFFNTFLSLRLTSEGFGPTLTGLVLSAYFIGFTIGAVGCGRVIQRIGHIRAYAAFAGMVVVGTAAMPLFVSPAGWIACRMAIGIGCVGLFITTESWLNAKALPEQRGRIFSIYMVGTFLALAAGQLLIGKLPVESAVPFNIIVALFALALVMVSTTRAEAPTLPSEASLPYGELTRQAPISVIGCVIAGMISSAFYALFPAWMARNAIPQETIALFMLVAVLGGFAFQVPIGRLSDRGDRRIVLAGLALGFSMAAVALNLVPRHLGAVLPVAALLGGFMSTLYPVCVAHALDRMPQDRVVAVSGRLILVSGIGSALGPLLGAQVMARLDINGLIYFMAAISALLAALAALRIRQRAAPEQMSERPFAIIDPMTAPISQEPEATEADGSSRPLPA from the coding sequence GTGCTCGTGCAGATCGGAACGCTCATCGCCGCGACGAGCCTCGTGCAGCTCGCCAACGGCTTCTTCAACACGTTCCTGTCGCTGCGCCTGACGAGCGAGGGCTTCGGCCCGACGCTGACCGGGCTGGTACTCAGCGCCTATTTCATCGGCTTCACCATCGGCGCCGTCGGCTGCGGGCGCGTAATCCAGCGCATCGGCCATATCCGCGCCTACGCGGCCTTCGCCGGCATGGTCGTGGTCGGGACTGCGGCGATGCCGCTCTTCGTTTCGCCGGCGGGCTGGATCGCCTGCCGGATGGCGATCGGCATCGGCTGCGTCGGCCTGTTCATCACCACCGAGAGCTGGCTCAACGCCAAGGCCCTGCCGGAACAGCGCGGCCGCATCTTCTCGATCTACATGGTCGGCACCTTCCTGGCGCTGGCCGCCGGGCAATTGCTGATCGGCAAGCTCCCGGTCGAGAGCGCGGTCCCGTTCAACATCATCGTCGCGCTGTTCGCGCTGGCGCTGGTAATGGTCAGCACGACACGCGCGGAAGCGCCGACACTGCCGTCAGAGGCCTCGCTGCCCTATGGCGAGCTGACGCGGCAGGCGCCGATCTCGGTGATCGGCTGCGTGATCGCCGGCATGATCAGCAGCGCCTTCTACGCGCTGTTCCCGGCCTGGATGGCTCGGAACGCTATCCCCCAGGAGACGATCGCGCTGTTCATGCTGGTCGCTGTGCTCGGCGGCTTCGCCTTCCAGGTGCCGATCGGCCGCCTCTCCGATCGCGGCGACCGCCGGATCGTCCTCGCGGGGCTGGCGCTCGGCTTCTCCATGGCAGCCGTCGCGCTCAACCTCGTGCCGCGCCATCTCGGCGCAGTGCTGCCGGTCGCCGCATTGCTCGGCGGCTTCATGTCGACGCTCTATCCGGTCTGCGTCGCGCATGCGCTCGACCGCATGCCGCAGGACCGCGTCGTCGCGGTGAGCGGCCGGCTGATCCTGGTCAGCGGCATCGGTTCCGCGCTCGGCCCGCTGCTCGGCGCCCAGGTGATGGCGCGGCTCGACATCAACGGGCTCATCTACTTCATGGCCGCGATCAGCGCCCTGCTCGCCGCCCTGGCGGCGCTGCGTATACGCCAGCGCGCCGCGCCCGAGCAGATGTCCGAGCGCCCCTTCGCGATCATCGACCCGATGACGGCGCCGATCTCGCAGGAACCCGAGGCGACGGAGGCGGACGGATCATCACGCCCGCTGCCGGCCTGA